A part of Oncorhynchus masou masou isolate Uvic2021 chromosome 30, UVic_Omas_1.1, whole genome shotgun sequence genomic DNA contains:
- the LOC135522413 gene encoding endoribonuclease ZC3H12A-like has protein sequence MNQAFPSLQTSATELQLRVDFFRKLGYSPMEVRAALLKLGLSTDTNSVLGELVRSGASTGTSNSTIPESVEDTTGPKSHTGSSMASSRTHGSPGDRPVSLLEDRRDTDSGLKPIVIDGSNVAMSHGNKEVFSCKGIELAVIYFLDRGHSTVIVFVPSWRKEQPRPDVPITDQHILMELEKKKIVVFTPSRRVGGKRVVCYDDRFIVKLAYESDGVIVSNDTYRDLQGERPEWKRCIEERLLMYSFVNDKFMPPDDPLGRHGPSLENFLRKKPLLPEHKRQLCPYGKKCTYGVKCKFYHPERTHQSHCSLADELREKARLSSVKEDRNHTTSHLRGPQADPSPFPSYSLENDLEHRLTLEHRGSMREGPNSQVTENMFLSWDGPHSSRNQQARSHTAVDQGQMDWPNMPSMFSPYATTDLPCASISHECMDSGFGTYESQYSDLSQDHSKAFSPRQQQKQQGSRHPGMHPERLAQDSLQPCRCCFHSAPFTGPQQQHHSNPHLESQSQPRYDTYSPSLFPPNMHHYSLPCNFQQGRVGAHNFRPHQHPQKYWSDPLHGGVPQARASCSLTPSPHHHPPTPHGAPHSCSSYRNQQELNSWAQPPSAFDTDREELQKKLKAIFNPHQVDTVMGMFPHLMDAQKLAAEILNFKSDGGPSDASKHLVYGVHSGLRSLHNSNFHINN, from the exons ATGAACCAGGCCTTTCCCAGTCTCCAGACCTCAGCCACTGAGCTCCAACTCAGGGTGGACTTCTTCAGAAAGTTGGGCTACTCCCCCATGGAGGTTCGGGCCGCCCTGCTGAAGCTAGGCCTGAGTACAGACACCAACTCTGTACTGGGGGAGTTGGTCCGTAGCGGAGCCAGCACTGGTACTTCTAACTCCACCATTCCTGAGAGTGTTGAAGATACTACTGGCCCCAAAAGCCACACAGGCTCCAGCATGGCCTCCTCTAGGACCCATGGCTCCCCAGGAGACAGACCAGTCTCATTACTGGAAGACAGGAGGGACACAGACAGTGGACTGAAACCTATCGTCATTGATGGCAGCAATGTGGCCATGAG TCATGGTAACAAGGAAGTGTTCTCCTGTAAGGGAATTGAGTTGGCAGTGATCTATTTCCTGGATAGAGGTCACTCAACCGTCATTGTGTTTGTACCCTCCTGGCGCAAGGAGCAGCCCAGGCCTGATGTCCCCATCACAG ACCAACACATTCTAATGGAGCTAGAGAAGAAGAAGATAGTTGTCTTCACGCCCTCGAGACGTGTCGGTGGTAAACGGGTGGTCTGCTACGACGACCGTTTTATTGTGAAGCTGGCCTACGAGTCGGACGGCGTGATCGTGTCTAACGACACCTATAGGGACCTCCAGGGAGAGCGTCCGGAGTGGAAGCGCTGTATCGAGGAGAGGCTGCTTATGTACTCTTTCGTCAATGACAA ATTCATGCCCCCAGATGACCCGCTTGGTCGTCATGGTCCCAGTCTGGAGAACTTCCTGAGGAAGAAGCCTCTACTACCAGAACATAAACGCCAACTCTGTCCTTATG GTAAAAAGTGCACGTATGGCGTAAAGTGTAAGTTCTACCACCCTGAGCGCACTCACCAATCTCACTGCTCATTGGCTGATGAGCTCAGGGAGAAGGCAAGgctctcctcagtaaaagaggACCGGAATCACACGACGTcacacctgaggggcccccaGGCCGACCCGAGCCCCTTTCCCTCCTATTCTCTGGAGAATGACCTGGAGCACAGGCTGACGTTGGAGCATCGCGGTTCCATGAGGGAGGGTCCCAATAGCCAGGTAACTGAGAACATGTTTCTGTCCTGGGATGGGCCACACTCCAGTAGGAACCAGCAGGCCCGCAGCCACACAGCAGTAGACCAAGGACAAATGGACTGGCCCAATATGCCCAGTATGTTCTCCCCCTACGCTACTACTGACCTCCCCTGTGCCAGCATCTCCCATGAGTGCATGGACTCTGGTTTTGGCACCTATGAGAGCCAGTACTCGGATCTGTCCCAAGACCACAGCAAGGCCTTCAGTCCCAGGCAGCAACAGAAACAACAGGGTTCCAGACATCCAGGCATGCATCCAGAGAGGCTGGCCCAGGACAGCCTACAGCCCTGCAGGTGTTGTTTCCATTCGGCTCCCTTCACAGGTCCCCAGCAGCAGCACCACAGCAACCCACACCTCGAGTCCCAATCCCAGCCAAGGTATGACACCTACTCGCCTTCTCTGTTCCCACCCAACAtgcaccactacagcctcccctGCAACTTCCAGCAAGGCAGGGTGGGGGCACATAATTTCCGCCCCCATCAGCACCCCCAGAAGTACTGGTCAGACCCCTTACATGGCGGGGTCCCCCAGGCTAGGGCATCGTGTAGCCTCACCCCGAGCCCCCACCATCACCCCCCAACCCCGCATGGGGCCCCCCACTCATGCTCCTCTTACAGGAATCAGCAGGAACTCAACTCCTGGGCCCAGCCACCTTCTGCCtttgacacagacagagaggagctcCAAAAGAAACTGAAGGCCATCTTCAACCCCCACCAAGTAGATACGGTCATGGGGATGTTCCCTCACCTGATGGATGCCCAGAAGCTGGCTGCAGAGATCCTCAATTTCAAATCTGATGGGGGGCCTTCTGATGCCTCTAAGCATCTTGTCTACGGGGTTCATTCAGGGTTGAGAAGCTTACACAACTCTAACTTCCACATAAATAATTAA